The nucleotide window TTTGTTGTGGGACTTGGGCTGTGTGCTGCTTTATAGCCAATGGGGGAGAGAAAGTGGAAATAATTTCGACTGAAGTAGAAAGCTGAAATTTAAATAGAAGATTTCCGAATGAAGGTAGAAACTTTTCCATCAAAAGTAGAACGTTTGCCAGGGGAAGAGGAAGCTGCAGTTCATAATGTGGAACAATTCAGATCGAAAGTAGAAAGCGGTAACCTTATTAGAAGTTCTCTAAATAAAGGTAGAAACTTTCCTATCAAAAGTAAAACGTTTGCCAGGTGAAGTGGAAGCTATAGCTAAAAATGTAGAACATTTCATACCTAAAATAGAACGCGCACATATATTAGCCAATTCCAGACTAAAATTAGAACCACTTTCATCTATAACAGAATCTCTCATCTCTTATATGAAAAATATCATATTCTACTCCCTGTAAACTAGAAAAATATTAAGTTTCTTGCTTTGTACATATTAATTTTATGAATAATTTGGTAAAATGGGAACTATCTAATAGAGGGGAGGATTTTAACATTGTCTTTGCGCAATCTTGTCGTGACGGTGACAATCATCTTCATGGCAATGTTCCAATTGAATACGGCATATGCTAGTACAAGCTTTGCCGATGTCCCTTCTTCAAACGGGGCGTATAATGAAATTAACTATTTAGTAAATGCGGGGGTTATAAAAGGGTATACGGAAAATGGTAAAACTCTTTATAAACCGAATGCCCATGTAACCCGGGGCCAAGCTGCTAAAATGGTCGTTGTTGCAACGAATAACAAGCCTTTAACTGTTAAAAAGTCTTCTTTTTCTGATGTTAAGTTGGGAACAGAACTTTCAGGCTTTGTAGAAAGTGCGGTACAGTTAGGATTTTTCTCTGAGCAATCGAAAGGGAAATTTGCACCGAATACACCTTTAACACGAGAAGAAATGAGTAAAGTACTGGCCATTGCTTTTAAATTAAACACGGCTCAAACAGAAATGCTGGAAATTCCATTTAATGATATTAAACCGACGTATGGCTATTATCCATACATCGCAGCTATATACTTTAACGGAATTACAGTGGAAGCTGAAAAATATAATCCGAAAAATTCGGTAACACGTGCACAGTTCGCTTCATTTATCGCTCGTGCCTCTTCGGAAAAATACCGTTTGCCATTACCTGTTCAAGGGGTGAACGTTCCGGATGTTTCGGCAGCAATTGCTTCTGCTAAAGCAAATGTAAATAATTTAAATGTCCGCACATCTGCATCTTCTTCAAATGCATCAAATATTTTGGCAAAAGTAAATACAGGCGCATCGTTTGCCGTTTACGAAATTCAGAAGGACGGTTGGCTGAAGGTTTCCCATGAAGGACGCTATGCCTATGTTTACAAGGATTATGTAGATTTTTTAGATGAATCCGGCAAGCAGCTTAACAAAGTGCAAAAACATGTTTACGCATCGGGCAATATTCAGGCATATGAAAAGCGTGATGTCGCTTCAAATAGTGTAAGTCCGATTGCAGCAAAAGAGAAAATTGCCGTTTATAATACGATTGGCAATTGGTATGTTACGCTGGTAAATGGTTTACCTGCATATGTACGAATTTCTCAAACCGAGGATTCATTGCAGACAGAACCAGTTTCACCTCCAGTAGTGGAACCGGAAAAACCGGTAGTGGAAGAGGAGACTAATATACCGAAACCTCCTGCGGAAAATAGCGGTGAAAAAGAACAGCCTGTTACGCCGCCGCAACAGCTATTGACGAATACGGTTGGTAAAGCGACAGTTGATGCGTTGCAAATTCGTGAGTCTGCTTCAGGTACTTCACGTTCGCTTGGTCAAATTAAGCGAGGTACACTAGTGGAAGTGCATTCGGTATCAGGCAGCTGGGCTAAAATCACGTATAACGGAGTTAACGGCTATATTAATAAAACCTATTTACAGCTTCTTAATCAAAAAGGACCTGCTGTAAAAGATCGTATTATTGTTCTTGATCCAGGTCATGGCGGTAAAGATCCTGGTGCTGTCAAAAGTAATGCACGTGAAAAGGAAATCGTTCTAAAAGTTGCAAATCTAGTAAAGCAAAAACTTGAAAAAGATGGTGCGACAGTAAAAATGACGCGTTCTGGTGATACATATCCTAGCTTAGAGGATCGTGTTCGATACGCTAAAAATGAGAACGGTGAAATTTTTATCAGTCTACATGCGAATGCCGCAGCAAAGGAATCAGCAAATGGAACGGAAACGTTCTACAGTGTTACTTCCAATGCAAATGAAAAAGAAGATTTAGCGTTGGCAACAGCTATTAATAACGAAATTGTTAAAAACGCGAAAATGTACAACCGTGGTGTAAAGCGCGCAGACTATGTTGTTATTAAAGGAAACGTGATGCCTGCTGTTTTAGTGGAGCTAGGTTTCATCACTAACAATGCAGATAGAGAAAAGCTTATATCTGACGAATATGTCGAGATTTTCGCGCAGTCTATTTACAATGGTATTGTGCAGTATTATACGAAATGATTGACTGAGCAGCTTCCTGATCGGAGGGAGTTGCTCGGTTTTTTTGTGATTTTCTAATATGTTCCGTGGAAGTTCTAATATCCTGGGAAATGTTCTAATAAAAGTGCGAAGTTCTAATATAATAGGCACTTCTTCTAATATGTCATTCGGATGTTCTAATAACCTCCCCCAAAGTTCTAATATCCCGTCCGGTCTTCTAATAACCTTTCCAACTTTTCTAATAAACTGCCGCTCTCGAAAGCTTAGTTTGAAAACTGCAAAAAAATCCAGCACTTCTGCAGAAGTACTGGATTAAAAATTAATTTTCTGGAATTAACTGAACTAAATCAGAGCGTACCCAACCGTATTTTGCAGGAGGGTTATTGTCTGACAAAATTTTGTACCATACATAGCCGTCCGTACCTTTCGTTTCCTCAACGATTACGACAGGGTAGCCGAACACGCCTGTTTCACCTACATTTTTCGCTTTATAAGTGAAGTGGACCGGCGATGATGTTGTTGGTTCATTACGCACATTTACAAGATGGCCATTTTCATATGATACGAATGCCAATTTTGCTTGCTTGTAATCCTTTTTACCGAAACGGTTGTCCATGCGATACATATGACCGGCAATTTTACTGCCCCAGAATGGATCTGATGCATAGTGAACATTAATACCGGATGTTTTATTCCCCGGTACTGCACCTTTTGCATAACCACCTGATTGAGGTACGTACTTCAGATTGACATAGCGGTTAATAAAGGCAAGAACACTGTCGTCACGGTTTTTATATACTTGACCTAATGTTGGATCAGTGTCGAACACTTCAATACCAAAGATGTTGTTTTTCGTCAGTGCATTTTTACTTACTCCATAATCACCTTCATGCATTGCTGCAGCTAAAATGAATAGGGCATTGACATTATGTTGCGCTTCCACCTGCTTTAAAAATTTCCCCATCCCGATTAAACGAGATTCAACTGTTGCTTTTGCATATTGAGGGGAAGTTTTAATATCCTTGCGCTCAGTTAATAATGTCATAATCATATTGTCCAGTTCTTCAGCAGTATAGTTTGATGGCTGACGAATCGACTGGAATTGGAAATACGGATAATGTGTACCTACTTTTTTCGTTAATAGAACGTCAGAGTAGAAGTTTACACCATCTTGGCTATAATATTGTGCACCTGGTTTCATAAAGACAGGTGCTTCACTCACTACGTAATTCCCGTAATATTTTTGTGTGATGTGGTTATAAGTACGATGTGTTAAGTAACCACCTTCAGCAAAATAGTAGTCTTGTCCTTTAATTAAGCTTGTTGGTGTTAATGTTACTTCATCAATTTTCGCATAGCCTTTTGTATCCGCTAATTGAACGATTGCATATTGATCATTGCTTCCAATGTATTTAAACTGAGAGCCTTCTACAGCATACGATAACGACTTCGTAAAGTTTTTATCTGAATAGATTGTTACAGTGTTTGCTTTCACATCCGCTGCAGAAGCGATACCTGAAGACATTTTAATGATCTTATCGCCTTTAATAATCAAGTTTGAGCCAGAGCTTTTTAACGCTGATTCAGCTTGTTCGTAATTAAAGTAAACAGTAGAGTTTTTCGTAATTACTCCATTTGAAATTTTACCGACATAATAGATATTCGGGTTTGGAGCAGGCGTTTCCGTCGGTTCCTCACCTTCATTTACAGCAAATTTTTCGATTGTCGTTTGCATACGGAATAAAAATGCTGCGGCATGAGCGATCGTCGCATTGCCTTGTGGTTCAAAGAATACCCCGTTTTTCGTATGTGATCCACGGATAATATTGTAGTAAACGTTTGTAGCTACTGCCGGTTTGAACTGATCACTAATTTTGTTGTTATCTTTAAACGTTAGTGGTTGTCCTTCCAAAGGCACGTTTGAATAACGCAATGCTTTTTCCAAAAGACCTGCCATATGCTGGCGCGTAATTTTTTCGTTTGGACGGAATGTTCCATCAGGATAGCCGCTTAAAATGTTTGAAGCTGCAGCGGCCTGAATTTCACGTGTCAGTTCATTACCAGCTTTTAAATCCTTAAAAGTGTATGTAGACGAATCTGGTAATTTAAGTGCACGAGTAATGTAAGAAGCAAATTCTCCACGCGTTACGGCACGGTTTGGGTTGAAATTTCCTTTACTGTCCGGTCGAATGACATCAAGATTAGACCAGTATGTTAATTCATTTACCATCTGATGGCCTTCTATATCATTCGCATGAGATGTTGATTGTGTTGTAAAAGACAGAGCAACGATAAATGCGAATGCCAGTCCAACTATTTTTTTAAACACAGATTCACGCTCCTTTCCTATATGATGATATTTTACCAATATATGAGCGAGAATCATAGATGAATCCTAATACTTTAGACGTTTGTAATATAAATGTAATTA belongs to Solibacillus sp. FSL W7-1436 and includes:
- a CDS encoding N-acetylmuramoyl-L-alanine amidase; this encodes MSLRNLVVTVTIIFMAMFQLNTAYASTSFADVPSSNGAYNEINYLVNAGVIKGYTENGKTLYKPNAHVTRGQAAKMVVVATNNKPLTVKKSSFSDVKLGTELSGFVESAVQLGFFSEQSKGKFAPNTPLTREEMSKVLAIAFKLNTAQTEMLEIPFNDIKPTYGYYPYIAAIYFNGITVEAEKYNPKNSVTRAQFASFIARASSEKYRLPLPVQGVNVPDVSAAIASAKANVNNLNVRTSASSSNASNILAKVNTGASFAVYEIQKDGWLKVSHEGRYAYVYKDYVDFLDESGKQLNKVQKHVYASGNIQAYEKRDVASNSVSPIAAKEKIAVYNTIGNWYVTLVNGLPAYVRISQTEDSLQTEPVSPPVVEPEKPVVEEETNIPKPPAENSGEKEQPVTPPQQLLTNTVGKATVDALQIRESASGTSRSLGQIKRGTLVEVHSVSGSWAKITYNGVNGYINKTYLQLLNQKGPAVKDRIIVLDPGHGGKDPGAVKSNAREKEIVLKVANLVKQKLEKDGATVKMTRSGDTYPSLEDRVRYAKNENGEIFISLHANAAAKESANGTETFYSVTSNANEKEDLALATAINNEIVKNAKMYNRGVKRADYVVIKGNVMPAVLVELGFITNNADREKLISDEYVEIFAQSIYNGIVQYYTK
- a CDS encoding S-layer homology domain-containing protein; the encoded protein is MFKKIVGLAFAFIVALSFTTQSTSHANDIEGHQMVNELTYWSNLDVIRPDSKGNFNPNRAVTRGEFASYITRALKLPDSSTYTFKDLKAGNELTREIQAAAASNILSGYPDGTFRPNEKITRQHMAGLLEKALRYSNVPLEGQPLTFKDNNKISDQFKPAVATNVYYNIIRGSHTKNGVFFEPQGNATIAHAAAFLFRMQTTIEKFAVNEGEEPTETPAPNPNIYYVGKISNGVITKNSTVYFNYEQAESALKSSGSNLIIKGDKIIKMSSGIASAADVKANTVTIYSDKNFTKSLSYAVEGSQFKYIGSNDQYAIVQLADTKGYAKIDEVTLTPTSLIKGQDYYFAEGGYLTHRTYNHITQKYYGNYVVSEAPVFMKPGAQYYSQDGVNFYSDVLLTKKVGTHYPYFQFQSIRQPSNYTAEELDNMIMTLLTERKDIKTSPQYAKATVESRLIGMGKFLKQVEAQHNVNALFILAAAMHEGDYGVSKNALTKNNIFGIEVFDTDPTLGQVYKNRDDSVLAFINRYVNLKYVPQSGGYAKGAVPGNKTSGINVHYASDPFWGSKIAGHMYRMDNRFGKKDYKQAKLAFVSYENGHLVNVRNEPTTSSPVHFTYKAKNVGETGVFGYPVVIVEETKGTDGYVWYKILSDNNPPAKYGWVRSDLVQLIPEN